From the genome of Spirosomataceae bacterium TFI 002, one region includes:
- a CDS encoding Starch-binding associating with outer membrane, with product MKKIKYIFLLAGLVACNDLEEKVYSEISPSNFYQNAAEGEVAVTSIYNSFNRTVSLFDFGLASLVVMPSPKMIARVPWRRMWGNYTTNASDAVSLPRVWDPLYQGIFRANTVMKELEGRDFGNEIDETKRKELIVEAKFLRAWAFFNLVQLFGDVPLPLTPTTTVEGAQLPRTPIADVYKQIILDLKDAEAGLPKDKRGEAEKGRPIQATAKFLLAKVYLTMAGLPLQDQTTMALAQTKLQEVISLEGSAQGYSLLTSYEDAVRIDNNDERIFAMQQTQSSADQGTAFGHVWGARNRFDPSLGIGQFHGGYSKAFYDSFDSTDLRRDVTMVYQYVDNQGNLLTYDSGPSYNPRWGIFQNKYVDFDQSCCDGDPDMIIYRYSDALLMAAEIENSLKGPTATAYGYLNRVRARASASVAPAGMSKLQFADYIYEERFKELSFEFQEVYDIRRLGKVQEALSQHPENITFQPTNTAYSPNFNLWPLPISEVQSNPNIQSNNPGW from the coding sequence AGCCCTTCAAACTTTTATCAAAATGCAGCTGAAGGAGAGGTTGCAGTGACCTCAATTTATAATTCCTTTAATAGAACTGTTAGTTTATTTGATTTTGGTCTAGCATCATTAGTTGTTATGCCCTCGCCAAAAATGATAGCTAGAGTGCCTTGGAGAAGAATGTGGGGCAACTATACCACTAATGCAAGTGATGCGGTTTCTTTACCTCGTGTGTGGGATCCTTTATATCAAGGTATTTTTAGAGCAAATACTGTAATGAAAGAACTTGAAGGAAGGGATTTTGGAAATGAAATAGATGAAACAAAGCGGAAAGAATTAATTGTGGAAGCTAAATTCTTAAGGGCATGGGCCTTCTTTAATCTTGTACAACTTTTTGGTGATGTTCCACTGCCATTAACACCTACGACAACTGTAGAAGGGGCACAATTACCTAGAACTCCGATAGCTGATGTTTACAAACAAATTATTCTAGATTTAAAGGATGCAGAAGCAGGATTACCGAAAGATAAAAGGGGTGAGGCAGAAAAAGGTAGACCTATTCAGGCTACAGCCAAATTTCTGCTCGCCAAAGTGTATTTAACGATGGCTGGTTTACCACTGCAAGACCAAACTACTATGGCTTTAGCACAAACTAAATTACAAGAAGTAATAAGTTTAGAGGGTTCTGCTCAAGGGTATTCGCTTTTAACAAGTTATGAGGACGCGGTAAGGATTGATAATAATGATGAACGTATATTTGCCATGCAACAAACGCAGTCATCTGCAGATCAAGGTACGGCGTTTGGTCATGTATGGGGTGCACGTAATAGGTTTGATCCATCTTTAGGCATTGGGCAATTTCATGGAGGTTACAGCAAAGCCTTTTACGACTCTTTTGATTCAACAGACCTTAGAAGGGATGTGACTATGGTTTATCAATATGTTGATAACCAAGGAAACTTGCTTACGTATGATTCTGGGCCTAGCTATAATCCTCGATGGGGTATTTTCCAAAACAAGTATGTAGATTTTGATCAATCTTGCTGTGATGGTGATCCGGATATGATCATATATAGATACTCGGATGCATTATTAATGGCAGCTGAAATAGAGAATAGTTTAAAAGGTCCAACCGCAACCGCTTATGGTTATTTGAATAGAGTTCGAGCTAGAGCATCAGCCTCTGTTGCCCCTGCAGGAATGTCAAAATTGCAGTTTGCCGACTATATTTATGAAGAACGTTTTAAAGAGCTTTCTTTTGAGTTTCAAGAAGTGTATGACATTAGAAGGTTAGGTAAAGTACAAGAAGCTTTATCGCAACATCCTGAAAACATTACTTTCCAGCCAACAAATACGGCATATAGTCCAAACTTTAACTTATGGCCATTACCAATAAGCGAAGTTCAATCCAATCCAAATATTCAATCAAACAACCCTGGTTGGTAA